In one window of Helianthus annuus cultivar XRQ/B chromosome 17, HanXRQr2.0-SUNRISE, whole genome shotgun sequence DNA:
- the LOC110923837 gene encoding putative F-box only protein 15: MADLPTHTIVFEILTRLPAMDVGRSKSVCKQWYALLSTQDFVKIHCSRSVVSSNQRVLLIDDLTCSVRPIISNNNDYGPSSTVTFPFHHQNNDVSILSHLNGLLCVCLNHTYELLLWNPTTTAFKRLSTPDSHGFYINNLDAIGLYVDADDDYKVLHIKRRSGVLGVYVYSREVDSWRNIPFITRQEYLSPHFNWSAGTFCGGTLYFTVCECWIGGTNVVICFDVNSEQFKEISFPPVPSNGMVQGVLVNVKNVLHMFASTGMFEMTIDLWTLQGDYWIKVLSCPPIPPISLSLWCDITHYVTNGNWFVMTKLGKLFTIEMDMKPFECFYPVSWFRGFKGAVFVQTIVSPSI, translated from the coding sequence ATGGCTGACCTTCCTACTCATACAATCGTGTTTGAGATATTAACGAGGCTGCCAGCAATGGATGTAGGTCGTTCTAAGAGTGTATGTAAGCAATGGTATGCGTTATTGTCAACACAAGATTTCGTAAAGATACATTGTTCTCGCTCAGTAGTTTCATCTAACCAGAGAGTTCTACTAATTGACGACCTAACGTGTTCTGTTCGTCCAATCATCTCTAATAACAATGACTATGGTCCAAGCTCAACAGTTACATTTCCATTCCATCACCAAAATAATGATGTCTCAATACTTTCACATTTGAACGGATTGTTGTGTGTTTGCTTGAATCATACATACGAGCTGcttctttggaatccaacaacTACTGCTTTCAAGCGTTTGTCAACCCCTGATTCTCATGGATTCTATATAAATAACCTTGATGCCATTGGTTTGTACGTTGACGCTGACGATGATTACAAGGTCTTGCATATAAAGCGTAGGAGTGGTGTACTTGGTGTCTATGTTTATTCTAGGGAAGTAGACTCTTGGAGAAATATTCCTTTCATAACAAGACAAGAGTACCTAAGCCCTCATTTCAATTGGTCAGCTGGCACATTTTGTGGTGGTACTCTATATTTCACTGTTTGCGAATGTTGGATTGGAGGTACGAATGTGGTGATTTGTTTTGATGTTAATTCGGAGCAGTTCAAGGAGATAAGCTTTCCACCCGTTCCTTCTAATGGAATGGTTCAAGGTGTTTTAGTTAATGTAAAAAATGTGCTTCACATGTTTGCTAGCACTGGCATGTTTGAGATGACAATTGACCTATGGACACTACAAGGGGATTACTGGATTAAGGTCTTATCATGTCCTCCGATCCCCCCGATATCATTGTCATTGTGGTGCGATATAACACATTATGTGACAAATGGTAATTGGTTTGTGATGACTAAATTAGGGAAGTTGTTTACAATTGAAATGGATATGAAGCCCTTCGAATGTTTTTATCCCGTTTCTTGGTTTCGAGGTTTTAAGGGTGCGGTGTTTGTGCAGACCATTGTTTCACCAAGTATTTAG
- the LOC110923836 gene encoding uncharacterized protein LOC110923836 produces MTNGLSNPRNHASSSSASTKAEKRKEYQKRYYAARKENNKVSKFGSGDAPQSASSISLMNNRSTERTPLRSLQTNITQFLQTTNENASSVSTTKCKEYNEGCSNTPNNNGMRISNGSQVNQTPIDDVIDVVRRRTSRGIQIHPRTLLPQFAEVVDQPSLQHGSVEDDPYNFVYNGVPGEHRVLKERGACPNCGAKRFQFEFDTFCCMSGKTVLANLEIPEELYRLFTSQDEIGDLFRQNIRAYNTNFSFASMGVTLDDTLNNMRDGVAGIWVEGNDNITSYKRSIVVYGRSEYRQTIQPYFSCYDPLSYPLFFPNGESGWHANIPRQGVSINEVRNNDNIEGEMEEANTRSGRTTVAMREYYCYKFQIRSTDNVLLFGGRLLQQFVVDVYIKIETSRLEFCERNQEKIRAELYQGIVDCVNTGEVHANRVGKRIVLPASFIGGPRDMRRRFLDAMTLVQDDGKPDVFLTMTCNPKWPEICDNLHVGQTATDRPDLVSRVFRAKLEDLKDQLFKKHVLGEVKSYVYVIEFQKRGLPHAHFLLIMYPQHKINNADHYDKVVCAEIPNKLTHPRLHEMVVKHMIHGPCGNLRSSSPCMQGDPKICRFHYPRQFNEQTTQGEDSYPLYRRRDTGIEVDLRGQTLDNRWVVPYNPRLLMMFNCHMNVEVCSSIKSVKYLFKYVYKGHDKQVIQVDQSEPGVVINEIKRYQDARYISPPEAMWRIFSFSLSQIFPAVLALQLHLPNNQMVRFRDDDLMPNIVDRERDKRTMLTAFFDQNRNDETARVHLYKDFPKHYTWNGSTRRWSRRFGKKQRGRIVSANPAEGERYYLRLLLSNVRGPTSFEHLCTVNGQRCATFRKAALELGLIEDDEYLSQCLEEASTFQFPNALRRLFATIMIFCQPGDVRKLWNDHFDSLSEDHRLHCQSIERVQNMVLTEISVLVQSMGKNFNEFDLPKITDDVNLQDAGYRELQEEYGIVLEPEHLSAKHSLNPDQKNVFDEIMMHVDNDLPGVFFIDGPGGTGKTFLYIALLAEIRSRGLIALVTASSGAAANNMPGGRTAHSRFKIPLNLENNSMCNIKKQSGAAKLIRSAKIIIWDEASMAKRQAIEAVDRTFQDIIGVSLPFGGKIMVMGGDFRQVLPVIKRGTRAQIVDSSVRMSPLWSLTKKMRLTINMRALKDPWFSKFLLRVGDGTEEPIEGNYIRMPDDMTIQCNNRENAIKELIHAIFPSIEDNVYSSDYIISRAILSTKNDSVDEINNQMIEIFQGEEKVYYSFDEAEDDQRNFYPVEFLNSLNSVNMPEKEFFCQESL; encoded by the exons ATGACTAATGGACTCTCAAACCCTCGAAATCATGCTTCTAGCTCGAGTGCATCTACTAAAGCTGAAAAACGAAAAGAGTATCAAAAAAGATACTATGCTGCACGCAAAGAAAATAACAAAGTATCTAAATTTGGGAGTGGTGATGCCCCCCAAAGTGCTTCATCAATATCTTTAATGAATAATAGGTCAACAGAAAGGACACCGTTAAGAAGTTTACAAACTAATATTACTCAATTTCTACAAACAACAAATGAGAACGCCTCAAGTGTTTCTACTACAAAATGCAAGGAGTACAATGAAGGATGTTCTAATACACCAAACAATAATGGAATGCGTATTTCAAATGGCAGTCAAGTCAACCAAACCCCGATAGATGATGTAATTGACGTAGTCAGGCGTAGAACATCACGAG gtattcAAATTCATCCGCGTACTTTATTACCCCAATTTGCTGAAGTAGTTGATCAACCTTCCCTCCAACATGGGAGCGTAGAAGATGATCCTTATAATTTTGTTTACAATGGTGTACCTGGAGAGCATCGTGTTTTAAAGGAACGAGGCGCATGTCCTAATTGTGGAGCAAAACGATTTCAATTTGAATTTGATACCTTTTGTTGTATGAGTGGGAAAACCGTGTTAGCAAACTTAGAAATTCCAGAGGAATTGTACCGACTTTTCACGTCTCAAGATGAAATTGGAGATTTGTTTAGGCAAAACATCCGTGCTTATAACACCAATTTTTCTTTTGCCTCAATGGGTGTGACATTGGATGATACATTGAACAATATGAGAGACGGC GTTGCTGGTATTTGGGTTGAAGGTAATGACAATATCACTTCGTATAAACGAAGTATTGTAGTGTACGGTAGGTCTGAATATAGACAAACTATTCAGCCGTACTTCAGTTGTTACGATCCATTGTCGTATCCTTTATTTTTTCCTAATGGTGAGTCGGGTTGGCATGCTAACATACCACGTCAAGGAGTATCAATCAATGAGGTTCGCAACAATGACAACATCGAAGGAGAAATGGAAG AGGCTAACACACGAAGTGGTAGAACAACCGTGGCTATGCGAGAGTACTACTGTTACAAGTTCCAGATTCGATCTACCGATAATGTGCTTTTGTTCGGTGGTAGGCTGCTACAGCAGTTTGTGGTTGATGTTTACATCAAAATTGAGACGTCACGCTTAGAATTTTGTGAGAGAAACCAGGAAAAAATTCGAGCCGAATTGTACCAAGGTATTGTGGATTGCGTCAATACTGGCGAGGTTCATGCAAACAGAGTCGGGAAAAGAATTGTGTTGCCTGCATCTTTCATCGGGGGGCCTCGCGACATGCGACGTCGGTTTCTAGATGCGATGACGTTAGTTCAAGACGACGGCAAGCCTGATGTATTCCTTACAATGACATGTAATCCTAAGTGGCCTGAGATATGTGATAACTTACATGTTGGTCAAACTGCTACAGATCGTCCAGACCTTGTTTCAAGAGTGTTCCGGGCTAAATTAGAAGATCTTAAGGATCAACTCTTCAAGAAACATGTCCTCGGGGAAGTTAAGTCATACGTCTATGTCATTGAATTTCAAAAGCGGGGTTTGCCGCACGCACATTTTCTCCTAATCATGTACCCGCAACACAAGATCAATAACGCGGACCATTATGATAAGGTTGTGTGTGCTGAAATTCCTAACAAACTAACACATCCCAGATTGCATGAGATGGTTGTCAAGCACATGATTCACGGTCCTTGCGGCAATTTACGATCAAGCAGTCCTTGTATGCAGGGTGATCCTAAAATTTGTCGTTTTCACTATCCTAGACAATTTAACGAACAGACGACACAAGGAGAAGATTCGTATCCGTTGTATCGAAGGAGAGACACCGGGATAGAAGTGGACCTACGAGGACAAACACTTGATAATAGATGGGTGGTCCCATATAACCCAAGGCTTTTGATGATGTTTAACTGCCACATGAATGTTGAAGTTTGCTCAAGTATAAAATCTGTGAAATATCTTTTCAAGTATGTTTATAAAGGACATGACAAACAGGTTATTCAAGTCGATCAAAGTGAGCCAGGGGTTGTTATTAATGAGATAAAAAGATATCAAGATGCACGCTACATATCGCCCCCAGAGGCTATGTGGCGAATTTTTTCCTTCTctctttctcaaatctttcctGCTGTTCTAGCCTTACAACTTCATCTCCCAAATAATCAGATGGTTAGATTTAGAGATGATGACTTGATGCCTAATATTGTTGATAGGGAAAGGGATAAGAGAACCATGCTAACAGCATTTTTTGATCAGAATAGAAACGATGAAACAGCAAGGGTACATttgtataaagattttccaaaacACTATACTTGGAATGGAAGCACACGCCGTTGGAGTCGTCGTTTCGGTAAAAAACAAAGAGGTCGTATCGTTTCCGCTAATCCAGCCGAAGGAGAAAGGTACTACTTACGCCTACTTTTGTCAAATGTCAGAGGGCCTACTTCTTTCGAACATCTTTGCACAGTTAATGGTCAACGGTGTGCGACATTTCGGAAAGCAGCTCTTGAGTTAGGCTTAATAGAAGACGATGAATATCTATCACAATGTCTCGAAGAAGCCTCTACGTTTCAGTTTCCCAATGCTCTTAGAAGGTTATTTGCGACCATAATGATTTTTTGCCAACCTGGAGATGTTCGAAAGTTATGGAATGACCACTTTGATTCACTATCTGAAGATCATCGGTTACACTGTCAAAGTATAGAACGAGTTCAAAATATGGTTCTTACCGAAATAAGTGTCTTGGTACAATCCATGGGTAAAAATTTCAATGAATTcgaccttcctaagataactGACGATGTTAACTTACAAGATGCAGGTTATCGTGAGTTACAAGAAGAGTATGGGATTGTTTTGGAACCTGAACACTTGAGTGCCAAACATTCACTTAATCCGGAccaaaaaaatgtgtttgatgAGATCATGATGCATGTTGATAATGATCTTCCAGGCGTGTTCTTTATTGATGGTCCAGGTGGAACTGGAAAAACATTTTTGTACATTGCCTTGCTTGCTGAAATTCGGTCACGTGGTCTTATTGCTCTCGTAACAGCTTCATCAGGTGCAGCGGCTAATAATATGCCAGGAGGTAGAACGGCTCACTCGAGATTCAAGATTCCTCTTAATCTTGAAAATAATTCAATGTGCAATATTAAAAAACAGAGTGGGGCCGCTAAACTGATTCGCTCTGCCAAAATAATCATATGGGATGAAGCGTCGATGGCTAAACGACAAGCGATAGAGGCAGTCGATCGTACATTCCAAGACATTATAGGTGTTAGTCTCCCATTTGGTGGAAAGATAATGGTTATGGGAGGTGACTTCAGACAGGTGTTGCCGGTTATCAAACGTGGCACTCGAGCACAGATTGTAGACTCCAGCGTACGAATGTCACCTCTTTGGTCTTTGACTAAGAAGATGCGGTTGACCATAAATATGAGAGCGCTGAAAGATCCATGGTTTTCTAAATTTCTTTTAAGAGTCGGCGATGGAACTGAAGAACCAATCGAAGGAAACTATATCCGCATGCCCGATGACATGACAATTCAGTGCAACAACAGAGAAAACGCTATAAAAGAATTGATCCATGCCATCTTTCCATCAATTGAAGATAATGTATATTCTTCAGATTATATAATCTCTAGAGCAATATTGTCCACTAAAAATGATAGTGTTGACGAGATTAATAATCAAATGATTGaaatttttcaaggggaggaaaAAGTTTATTACAGTTTTGATGAAGCTGAAGACGATCAGCGCAACTTCTATCCGGTCGAGTTCTTAAATTCGCTAAAT TCGGTCAACATGCCGGAAAAAGAGTTTTTTTGCCAAGAATCCCTCTAA